A stretch of the Pelodiscus sinensis isolate JC-2024 unplaced genomic scaffold, ASM4963464v1 ctg214, whole genome shotgun sequence genome encodes the following:
- the ZBTB12 gene encoding zinc finger and BTB domain-containing protein 12, with protein sequence MASGVELLRFQLPGHEAATLRNMNQLRSEERFCDVTIVAESLKFRGHKVILAACSPFLRDQFLLNPSSELQVSLMHSARIVADLLLSCYTGALEFAVRDIVNYLTAASYLQMEHVVEKCRNALSQFIEPQIGLKEDTPAKGGSAPPRRPPPLLARAPEWARKRLPPRPLKLELEELELKDEEEEEEEAYGDEDAVSDICIVKVESALEVAQRQKKQQQQQQGGGWAKEGSPPPSWAKAPEPEEAQVNSTVAEGPVPEAVAPEPAPQGVVKACYSLAEDAESEGLLLFPGGGYGEEGGRAPGPPPLRPVRCAKCQEAFQGVEKLVFHMRAQHFIFMCPRCGKQFNHSSNLNRHMNVHRGVKSHSCAVCGKSFTQKSTLHDHMNLHSGQRPYRCSYCDVRFAHKPAIRRHLKEQHGKTTAENVLEASVSEINVLLP encoded by the coding sequence atggcgtCGGGCGTGGAGCTGCTGCGCTTCCAGCTGCCGGGCCACGAGGCGGCCACGCTGCGCAACATGAACCAGCTGCGCTCGGAGGAGCGCTTCTGCGACGTCACCATCGTGGCCGAGAGCCTCAAATTCCGGGGCCACAAGGTGATCCTGGCggcctgctcccccttcctgcgCGACCAGTTCCTGCTGAACCCCTCCTCCGAGCTGCAGGTCTCCCTCATGCACAGCGCCCGCATCGTGGCCgacctgctgctctcctgctaCACCGGCGCCCTGGAGTTCGCCGTCCGCGACATCGTCAACTACCTGACGGCCGCCAGCTACCTGCAGATGGAGCACGTGGTGGAGAAGTGCCGCAACGCCCTCTCCCAGTTCATCGAGCCCCAGATCGGCCTCAAGGAGGACACCCCGGCCAAGGggggctctgccccgccccgccgccccccgccgctgctggcccgggcgccggAGTGGGCCCGCAAGcgcctcccaccccggcccctcaagctggagctggaggagctggagctgaaggacgaggaggaggaggaggaggaggcctaTGGGGACGAGGACGCCGTCTCCGACATCTGCATCGTCAAGGTGGAGTCGGCGCTGGAGGTGGCCCAGCggcagaagaagcagcagcagcagcagcagggggggggctgggccaagGAGGGGAGcccgccgcccagctgggccaaGGCGCCGGAGCCGGAGGAGGCCCAGGTGAACTCCACGGTGGCGGAGGGGCCGGTGCCGGAGGCGGTggcgccggagccggccccgCAGGGCGTGGTGAAGGCCTGCTACAGCCTGGCGGAGGACGCGGAGAGCGAGGGCTTGCTGCTCTTCCCGGGCGGCGGgtacggggaggagggggggcgggcaCCGGGCCCCCCGCCGCTGCGCCCGGTGCGCTGCGCCAAGTGCCAGGAGGCCTTCCAGGGGGTGGAGAAGCTGGTGTTCCACATGCGGGCCCAGCACTTCATCTTCATGTGCCCCCGCTGCGGCAAGCAGTTCAACCACAGCAGCAACCTCAACCGGCACATGAACGTGCACCGGGGCGTGAAGTCCCACTCCTGCGCCGTCTGCGGCAAGAGCTTCACCCAGAAGTCCACCCTGCACGACCACATGAACCTGCACAGCGGGCAGCGCCCCTACCGCTGCTCCTACTGCGACGTGCGCTTCGCCCACAAGCCCGCCATCCGCCGCCACCTCAAGGAGCAGCACGGCAAGACCACCGCCGAGAACGTGCTGGAGGCCAGCGTCTCCGAGATCAACGTCCTGCTGCCCTAG